From the Clavibacter phaseoli genome, one window contains:
- a CDS encoding oxidoreductase yields MPRPTDIIISPLDGKRAVVTGGNSGLGLETARRLAAAGASVVLTSRDPERGEDAAGSIRDRHPGVHVEVGSLDLADLASVRAFADREIERGPIDILVDNAGVMAPPDRRETADGFEIQLGTNHLGHFALTGLLLPALQAADAPRVVVVSSLAHWMGRIAFGDLQSERRYSPWAAYGQAKLANLLFMRRLQALSEERGWGLTAVAAHPGVTSTNLAKNGPGSGPQGAVSDLAARFGPAAMGQDVRVGALPQIQAATGLGVHPGDYYGPAGAGGMSGMPHLAASSPWSKDPELARRLWDASEQLTGVVYPA; encoded by the coding sequence GTGCCCCGTCCCACCGACATCATCATCAGCCCGCTCGACGGGAAGCGCGCCGTCGTCACCGGCGGCAACAGCGGCCTCGGCCTCGAGACCGCGCGCCGGCTCGCCGCGGCCGGCGCCTCCGTCGTGCTCACCTCGCGCGACCCCGAGCGCGGCGAGGACGCGGCAGGATCCATCCGCGACCGCCACCCCGGCGTCCACGTGGAGGTCGGATCCCTCGACCTCGCCGACCTCGCCTCCGTGCGCGCCTTCGCCGACCGCGAGATCGAGCGCGGGCCGATCGACATCCTGGTCGACAACGCCGGCGTCATGGCCCCGCCGGACCGGCGCGAGACGGCCGACGGCTTCGAGATCCAGCTCGGAACCAACCACCTCGGACACTTCGCGCTGACCGGGCTGCTCCTGCCGGCGCTGCAGGCGGCCGACGCGCCCCGCGTGGTCGTCGTCTCGAGCCTCGCGCACTGGATGGGCCGCATCGCGTTCGGCGACCTCCAGTCCGAGCGCCGGTACAGCCCCTGGGCGGCGTACGGCCAGGCGAAGCTCGCGAACCTGCTCTTCATGCGCCGCCTGCAGGCGCTCTCCGAGGAGCGGGGCTGGGGCCTCACGGCCGTCGCCGCGCACCCGGGCGTCACGTCGACGAACCTCGCGAAGAACGGTCCGGGATCCGGGCCGCAGGGCGCGGTGAGCGACCTGGCCGCGAGGTTCGGGCCGGCCGCGATGGGCCAGGACGTGCGCGTGGGCGCCCTCCCGCAGATCCAGGCCGCGACCGGCCTCGGCGTGCACCCGGGCGACTACTACGGTCCCGCGGGCGCGGGCGGGATGAGCGGCATGCCGCACCTGGCCGCCTCGAGCCCGTGGTCGAAGGACCCCGAGCTCGCCCGCCGCCTCTGGGACGCGTCCGAGCAGCTGACCGGGGTCGTCTACCCCGCGTAG
- a CDS encoding long-chain-fatty-acid--CoA ligase, with translation MSIDADRPWVRSYADGVSADIPPVIGSLVDMVERSIQRHAKAVALEFFGRETTYREMGDQISRAAEGLRRLGVRKGDRVALVLPNCPQHVVAFYAVLRLGAIVVEHNPLYTPRELRHQFEDHGARVAIAWNTVVGTIQDMPRDVPVDTIISVDLPAAMPLATRLKLRLPVPAARRARAAITTPVEDTVTWEELVDHRRIAASRPRPELDDVAILQYTSGTTASPKGAVLTHRNLHANAMQGRAWVPGLADGGETVYGVLPMFHAYGLTLCLTFAMAIGARLVLFPKFDVDLVLAAARKHPPTFLPAVPPIYERLARGAKAKRVDLTGVRFAISGAMNLPVSTVELWEGLTGGYLVEGYGLTETSPVALGNPIGPSRRPGTVGVPFPSTEVRVVDPEDPTVDRAAGEEGELLIRGPQVFQGYWRRPDETRAALLDGGWFRTGDIVRVDADGFTTIVDRMKELIITGGFNVSPSEVEDVVRGAPGVQGVAVVGLPSADGGEDVTAAVVLDPGATLDEAAIRAYCRAHLTAYKVPRRVMQVDALPTSLIGKVLRRQVREDLQREG, from the coding sequence ATGAGCATCGACGCCGACCGCCCCTGGGTACGCAGCTACGCGGACGGGGTGTCGGCCGACATCCCGCCGGTCATCGGATCCCTCGTCGACATGGTGGAGCGCTCCATCCAGCGGCACGCGAAGGCCGTCGCGCTCGAGTTCTTCGGCCGCGAGACGACCTACCGCGAGATGGGCGACCAGATCAGCCGCGCGGCCGAGGGCCTGCGCCGCCTCGGCGTCCGCAAGGGCGACCGCGTCGCGCTCGTGCTGCCGAACTGCCCGCAGCACGTCGTCGCCTTCTACGCGGTGCTGCGGCTCGGCGCGATCGTCGTCGAGCACAACCCGCTCTACACGCCGCGCGAGCTCCGGCACCAGTTCGAGGACCACGGCGCGCGCGTCGCCATCGCCTGGAACACGGTCGTCGGCACGATCCAGGACATGCCGCGCGACGTGCCCGTCGACACGATCATCTCGGTCGACCTGCCCGCCGCCATGCCGCTCGCCACGCGCCTCAAGCTGCGCCTGCCCGTGCCCGCCGCCCGACGCGCCCGCGCCGCGATCACGACGCCGGTGGAGGACACCGTCACGTGGGAGGAGCTCGTCGACCACCGCCGCATCGCCGCCTCCCGCCCGCGTCCCGAGCTCGACGACGTCGCGATCCTCCAGTACACGAGCGGCACGACCGCGAGCCCCAAGGGCGCGGTCCTCACCCACCGGAACCTGCACGCCAACGCCATGCAGGGCCGCGCCTGGGTGCCCGGCCTCGCCGACGGCGGCGAGACCGTCTACGGGGTGCTGCCGATGTTCCACGCCTACGGCCTCACGCTCTGCCTCACGTTCGCCATGGCCATCGGCGCGCGCCTCGTGCTCTTCCCGAAGTTCGACGTGGACCTCGTGCTCGCCGCCGCGCGCAAGCACCCGCCGACGTTCCTGCCCGCCGTGCCGCCCATCTACGAGCGGCTGGCGCGCGGCGCGAAGGCGAAGCGGGTCGACCTCACGGGGGTCCGGTTCGCGATCTCCGGCGCCATGAACCTGCCGGTGTCCACCGTCGAGCTGTGGGAGGGCCTCACGGGCGGGTACCTCGTCGAGGGCTACGGCCTCACCGAGACGTCGCCCGTGGCGCTCGGCAACCCCATCGGCCCGTCGCGGCGTCCCGGCACGGTCGGCGTGCCGTTCCCGAGCACCGAGGTGCGCGTCGTGGATCCCGAGGACCCGACCGTCGACCGCGCGGCCGGCGAGGAGGGCGAGCTGCTCATCCGCGGCCCGCAGGTGTTCCAGGGCTACTGGCGCCGCCCCGACGAGACGCGCGCCGCGCTCCTCGACGGCGGCTGGTTCCGCACGGGCGACATCGTGCGCGTCGACGCCGACGGCTTCACGACGATCGTCGACCGGATGAAGGAGCTCATCATCACGGGCGGCTTCAACGTCTCCCCCAGCGAGGTCGAGGACGTCGTGCGCGGCGCCCCGGGCGTGCAGGGCGTCGCCGTCGTCGGGCTGCCCTCGGCGGACGGCGGCGAGGACGTCACGGCGGCCGTCGTGCTGGATCCGGGCGCGACGCTCGACGAGGCCGCGATCCGCGCCTACTGCCGTGCCCACCTCACCGCGTACAAGGTCCCGCGCCGGGTGATGCAGGTCGATGCGCTGCCGACGTCGCTGATCGGCAAGGTCCTGCGCCGCCAGGTGCGCGAGGACCTGCAGCGCGAAGGCTGA
- a CDS encoding SDR family oxidoreductase gives MTRGIAVVTGGSAGLGRATVRELADRGWDVAVLARGEDGLAGAVADIEARGRRGLGISTDVADRLAVEAAADRVEDELGPIDLWVNDAMVGVFGEFLTTDPADFERATAVNYFGFVNGTRAALSRMVPRDSGHVIQVGSALAHRGIPLQAAYCAAKHAVQGFTESVTTELIHNESKVRISTVDMPALNTIQFNWVKSQLPHHPQPVPPIFEPEVGAQAIAAVAEKPKRRNWVGEPTVMTVLGNRFVANWLDGYLAKTGYTGQQAEDKTQPMLTTNLYTPTAGDHGARGIFSDRARMMSPQVWIVRNRAKAVAIGAGALLSGLAAGTAALRRR, from the coding sequence ATGACTCGAGGCATCGCCGTCGTCACCGGAGGATCGGCCGGACTGGGCCGAGCGACCGTACGGGAGCTCGCGGACCGCGGCTGGGACGTCGCCGTCCTCGCTCGCGGCGAGGACGGGCTCGCGGGCGCCGTCGCCGACATCGAGGCGCGCGGGCGCCGCGGGCTCGGCATCTCCACCGACGTCGCCGACCGCCTGGCCGTGGAGGCCGCCGCGGACCGCGTCGAGGACGAGCTCGGCCCCATCGACCTGTGGGTCAACGACGCCATGGTCGGCGTCTTCGGCGAGTTCCTCACCACCGACCCGGCCGACTTCGAGCGCGCCACCGCCGTCAACTACTTCGGCTTCGTCAACGGCACGCGCGCCGCCCTCAGCCGCATGGTGCCGCGCGACAGCGGCCACGTGATCCAGGTCGGCTCGGCGCTCGCCCACCGCGGGATCCCGCTCCAGGCCGCGTACTGCGCCGCGAAGCACGCCGTGCAGGGGTTCACCGAGTCGGTGACGACCGAGCTGATCCACAACGAGAGCAAGGTGAGGATCTCCACGGTCGACATGCCCGCGCTCAACACGATCCAGTTCAACTGGGTCAAGTCGCAGCTGCCGCACCACCCGCAGCCCGTGCCGCCGATCTTCGAGCCCGAGGTGGGCGCGCAGGCCATCGCCGCGGTCGCGGAGAAGCCGAAGCGCCGGAACTGGGTGGGCGAGCCGACCGTCATGACCGTCCTCGGCAACCGCTTCGTCGCCAACTGGCTCGACGGCTACCTCGCGAAGACCGGCTACACCGGCCAGCAGGCGGAGGACAAGACGCAGCCCATGCTCACGACCAACCTCTACACGCCGACCGCGGGCGACCACGGCGCGCGCGGCATCTTCAGCGACCGCGCCCGCATGATGAGCCCGCAGGTGTGGATCGTCCGCAACCGCGCGAAGGCCGTCGCCATCGGCGCGGGCGCGCTCCTCTCCGGTCTGGCCGCCGGCACCGCGGCGCTCCGTCGCCGATAG
- a CDS encoding phytoene desaturase family protein yields MGDIDAIVVGSGPNGLAAAVTMARAGLRVEVHERADTIGGGSRTAELTLPGFHHDICSAVHPMALASGFFRAFQLDRRIDLVVPEISYGHPLDGGVSGIAYRDIERTVDALGVDGRAWRQLMGPLAASADRVAQFTNGPLLQVPRHPPTAIRLGLRALEQGSPAWNARFRGDVAPAMFTGVAAHAIQTMPSVSTAAAALSLGAYAHARGWPVPIGGSQSIVDAMVDDLRAHGGEVVTGSEVRTLRELPAARAVLLDTSARALSRIASDRLPARYLRALRRFRYGNAASKVDFALSGPVPWTDPELRKAGTLHVGGTRAEIQRAERDVAAGRHSDDPYVLVAQPSIDDPGRAPEGKHVLWAYTHVPAGSTVDQTEAITRQIERFAPGFRDLILASSSIDAVGMEEHDPNYIGGDIAAGAASVWQLLARPVLSPDPWRTPAAGVYLASSSATPGPGVHGMAGYQAARSALRHEFGIERGPDLSL; encoded by the coding sequence ATGGGTGACATCGACGCGATCGTGGTCGGATCCGGACCGAACGGGCTGGCCGCGGCCGTGACGATGGCCCGCGCGGGGCTCCGCGTGGAGGTGCACGAGCGGGCCGACACGATCGGCGGCGGGAGCCGCACGGCGGAGCTCACGCTCCCCGGCTTCCACCACGACATCTGCTCCGCCGTGCACCCGATGGCGCTCGCGTCCGGGTTCTTCCGGGCGTTCCAGCTCGACCGGCGCATCGACCTCGTCGTGCCCGAGATCTCCTACGGGCATCCGCTCGACGGCGGCGTCTCGGGCATCGCCTACCGCGACATCGAACGCACCGTCGACGCGCTCGGCGTCGACGGGCGCGCGTGGCGGCAGCTCATGGGACCGCTCGCCGCGTCCGCCGACCGGGTCGCCCAGTTCACGAACGGCCCGCTGCTCCAGGTGCCCCGGCACCCGCCCACCGCGATCCGGCTGGGCCTCCGCGCGCTCGAGCAGGGCTCGCCCGCGTGGAACGCGCGCTTCCGGGGGGACGTGGCCCCCGCCATGTTCACCGGGGTCGCCGCGCACGCGATCCAGACGATGCCGAGCGTGTCGACGGCCGCGGCCGCGCTGTCCCTCGGCGCGTACGCCCACGCGCGCGGCTGGCCGGTGCCGATCGGCGGCAGCCAGTCCATCGTCGACGCGATGGTCGACGACCTGCGGGCGCACGGCGGCGAGGTCGTCACGGGATCCGAGGTGCGGACGCTGCGCGAGCTGCCCGCCGCCCGCGCCGTGCTGCTCGACACCAGCGCCCGGGCGCTCTCGCGCATCGCGAGCGACCGCCTGCCCGCCCGCTACCTCCGCGCCCTCCGCCGCTTCCGCTACGGCAACGCGGCCTCCAAGGTCGACTTCGCGCTCTCCGGGCCCGTGCCGTGGACGGATCCCGAGCTCCGGAAGGCGGGCACGCTGCACGTCGGCGGCACCCGCGCCGAGATCCAGCGGGCCGAGCGCGACGTCGCCGCCGGGCGCCACAGCGACGACCCGTACGTGCTCGTCGCGCAGCCGTCGATCGACGACCCCGGCCGCGCACCCGAGGGCAAGCACGTGCTCTGGGCGTACACCCACGTGCCCGCGGGATCCACGGTCGACCAGACCGAGGCGATCACCCGCCAGATCGAGCGCTTCGCCCCCGGCTTCCGCGACCTGATCCTCGCCTCCTCCAGCATCGACGCCGTCGGGATGGAGGAGCACGACCCCAACTACATCGGCGGCGACATCGCCGCGGGCGCCGCGAGCGTGTGGCAGCTCCTCGCGCGTCCCGTGCTGTCGCCGGATCCGTGGCGGACGCCCGCCGCGGGCGTCTACCTCGCGTCGAGCTCGGCGACACCCGGCCCCGGCGTGCACGGGATGGCCGGGTACCAGGCCGCCCGGAGCGCGCTCCGGCACGAGTTCGGGATCGAGCGCGGACCGGACCTCTCCCTGTAG
- a CDS encoding SRPBCC family protein produces the protein MSVTRRRMKCSPSDVVEVVADGWLFPAWVVGASRMRAVDDAWPAVGSQLHHSFGSWPALIDDATTMLEWDPPRRMVMQPKGWPLGEARVTVEVRTLPDGCEVRMTEEAVRGPGRLVPAPILDLLLHARNVETLHRLAYLAEGRRAGRD, from the coding sequence ATGTCCGTCACCCGCCGCCGCATGAAGTGCTCCCCGTCCGACGTCGTCGAGGTGGTCGCCGACGGCTGGCTGTTCCCCGCCTGGGTCGTCGGCGCGTCCCGGATGCGGGCCGTCGACGACGCCTGGCCCGCGGTCGGATCCCAGCTGCACCACTCCTTCGGCTCGTGGCCTGCGCTCATCGACGACGCGACCACGATGCTCGAGTGGGATCCGCCGCGCCGCATGGTCATGCAGCCGAAGGGCTGGCCGCTCGGCGAGGCGCGCGTCACCGTCGAGGTGCGGACGCTGCCGGACGGGTGCGAGGTCCGCATGACCGAGGAGGCCGTGCGGGGCCCGGGGCGCCTCGTGCCCGCGCCGATCCTCGACCTGCTCCTGCACGCGCGCAACGTCGAGACGCTGCACCGGCTCGCGTACCTGGCCGAGGGGCGGCGCGCGGGGCGGGACTGA
- a CDS encoding long-chain-fatty-acid--CoA ligase → MTTPTERAWLASYAPDVPHEIDLPQGSLVDIVDQSVLRFPGGTALDFLGAETSYRELGERIARAAQGLHDAGVRAGDPVAIVLPNCPQHVVAFYAVLRLGAVVVEHNPLYTPRELQHQFEDHGARTVIAWDRSVATIQALPDGVRPERIVSVDVTRAMPRRTRLLLRLPVPKARAARAAIAAKVSGTITWERISAVAPLPVDHPRPAATDLAVIQYTSGTTGAPKGAELTHLNLSANAAQSRAWVPTVSRGTSVVYAVLPMFHAYGLTLCLTFAMSMGSRLVLFPRFEPDLVLQAIRRHPPTFLPAVPPIYKRLREAAEAEGVSLAGISISISGAMALPESVVVPWEGQTGGWLVEGYGLSECSPVLMANPVGDTRRAGTVGLPLPNTEVRVVDPEDPTVDRPAGEPGELLVRGPQVFRGYHGRPDETAAVLLEGGWFRTGDVVTIDQDGFVRIADRIKELIITGGFNVSPSEVEDAVRQLPGVRDAAVVGIPRDGGDEEVVAAVVLEEGATLDEQAARTTLRGELAAYKVPRRIVVLDELPTSLLGKVLRRKVREGIVDAG, encoded by the coding sequence GTGACCACCCCCACCGAGCGGGCCTGGCTGGCCAGCTACGCGCCCGACGTCCCGCACGAGATCGACCTGCCGCAGGGATCGCTCGTGGACATCGTCGACCAGTCCGTCCTCCGCTTCCCCGGTGGCACCGCGCTCGACTTCCTCGGGGCGGAGACCAGCTACCGCGAGCTCGGCGAGCGGATCGCGCGCGCCGCGCAGGGCCTGCACGACGCGGGCGTCCGCGCGGGCGACCCGGTCGCGATCGTGCTGCCCAACTGCCCCCAGCACGTCGTGGCGTTCTACGCCGTGCTGCGCCTCGGCGCCGTCGTGGTCGAGCACAACCCGCTCTACACGCCGCGCGAGCTGCAGCACCAGTTCGAGGACCACGGCGCCCGCACGGTGATCGCGTGGGACCGGTCGGTCGCGACGATCCAGGCGCTGCCCGACGGCGTGCGGCCCGAGCGCATCGTGTCCGTCGACGTGACGCGCGCCATGCCCCGGCGCACGCGCCTCCTCCTGCGCCTCCCCGTCCCGAAGGCCCGCGCGGCGCGCGCCGCCATCGCCGCGAAGGTCTCCGGCACGATCACCTGGGAGCGGATCTCCGCCGTCGCTCCCCTGCCGGTCGACCACCCGCGTCCGGCGGCGACCGACCTCGCGGTCATCCAGTACACGAGCGGCACGACGGGCGCGCCGAAGGGCGCCGAGCTCACGCACCTCAACCTCAGCGCGAACGCGGCCCAGTCCCGCGCGTGGGTGCCGACCGTCTCCCGCGGCACGAGCGTCGTCTACGCCGTGCTGCCCATGTTCCACGCCTACGGGCTGACCCTCTGCCTCACCTTCGCGATGAGCATGGGCTCGCGCCTGGTGCTGTTCCCGCGCTTCGAGCCGGACCTCGTGCTGCAGGCGATCCGCCGCCACCCGCCGACGTTCCTGCCCGCCGTGCCGCCCATCTACAAGCGCCTGCGCGAGGCCGCCGAGGCGGAGGGCGTCTCGCTCGCGGGCATCTCGATCTCCATCTCCGGCGCCATGGCGCTGCCCGAGTCGGTCGTCGTGCCGTGGGAGGGGCAGACCGGCGGCTGGCTCGTCGAGGGCTACGGCCTCTCGGAGTGCTCGCCCGTGCTGATGGCGAACCCCGTCGGCGACACGCGCCGCGCGGGCACGGTCGGCCTGCCGCTGCCCAACACCGAGGTGCGCGTCGTGGATCCCGAGGACCCGACCGTCGACCGGCCCGCGGGCGAGCCCGGCGAGCTGCTCGTGCGCGGGCCCCAGGTGTTCCGCGGCTACCACGGCCGCCCGGACGAGACGGCCGCCGTGCTCCTCGAGGGCGGCTGGTTCCGCACGGGCGACGTGGTGACGATCGACCAGGACGGCTTCGTGCGCATCGCCGACCGGATCAAGGAGCTCATCATCACGGGCGGGTTCAACGTCTCGCCGAGCGAGGTCGAGGACGCCGTGCGGCAGCTGCCGGGCGTGCGCGACGCCGCGGTGGTGGGGATCCCCCGCGACGGCGGCGACGAGGAGGTCGTGGCCGCCGTGGTGCTCGAGGAGGGGGCGACGCTCGACGAGCAGGCCGCGCGGACGACGCTGCGCGGCGAGCTGGCCGCCTACAAGGTGCCGCGCCGGATCGTGGTGCTCGACGAGCTGCCGACGTCGCTCCTCGGCAAGGTGCTGCGCCGGAAGGTGCGCGAGGGCATCGTCGACGCCGGCTAG
- a CDS encoding DedA family protein: MTALLPPTLLPTTTIAGARPAAGAEDPLEGLDGLVGAAARVIEALGEVGVGAMTFIETVFPPIPSEVVLPLAGFVAATGRMNLVLVIVASTLGAYLGALLLYWLGRKAGEERTIRVLSRLPLVERHDFEVAAAWFHRHGRSAVFFGRLVPGVRSLISLPAGAAGMHLGTFSFYTIAGSGLWNGALIGLGAALGSQYELIDAYAQYLDYAVYAVLGILVLLLVGRALRRRAQRRGAERDS; the protein is encoded by the coding sequence GTGACCGCTCTCCTGCCGCCGACCCTCCTGCCGACGACGACGATCGCCGGCGCCCGCCCCGCCGCCGGCGCCGAGGATCCGCTCGAGGGCCTCGACGGCCTCGTGGGCGCCGCCGCCCGCGTGATCGAGGCGCTCGGCGAGGTGGGCGTCGGCGCCATGACGTTCATCGAGACCGTCTTCCCGCCCATCCCGAGCGAGGTCGTGCTGCCGCTCGCCGGCTTCGTCGCGGCGACGGGTCGCATGAACCTGGTGCTCGTGATCGTCGCCAGCACGCTCGGCGCCTACCTCGGCGCCCTGCTCCTGTACTGGCTCGGCCGGAAGGCGGGGGAGGAGCGGACCATCCGCGTGCTCTCGAGGCTGCCGCTCGTGGAGCGCCACGACTTCGAGGTGGCCGCCGCGTGGTTCCACCGGCACGGCAGGTCGGCGGTGTTCTTCGGCCGTCTCGTGCCGGGCGTCCGCAGCCTGATCTCCCTGCCGGCGGGCGCGGCGGGCATGCACCTCGGCACGTTCAGCTTCTACACGATCGCCGGCAGCGGCCTCTGGAACGGCGCCCTCATCGGGTTGGGCGCGGCCCTCGGCAGCCAGTACGAGCTGATCGACGCGTACGCGCAGTACCTCGACTACGCGGTCTACGCCGTGCTCGGGATCCTCGTGCTCCTGCTGGTCGGCCGCGCCCTCCGCCGCCGGGCACAGCGGCGCGGGGCCGAGCGCGACAGCTGA
- a CDS encoding ABC-F family ATP-binding cassette domain-containing protein: MTATLVARGLAGGHGHRTLFSGLDLTVAPGDVVGLVGANGAGKSTLLRLLAGVDAPQDGRVLLSPADAFIGWLPQEHERIPGETVAGYVARRTGCAEASAELDRTAVALGEGLPGADDAYGTALDRWMASGAADLDERLPVTLAELGLDLDPELPTAGLSGGQAARVALAALLLSRFDVVLLDEPTNDLDLDGLARLESFVRGLRGGVVLVSHDREFLARCVTTVVELDLAQDSVRVYEGGYDAFLEERQVARRHAREAYEQFADTKADLVSRARTQREWSSQGVRNAMRKSPDNDKIRRKASAESSEKQGQKVRQMESRIARLEEVEEPRKEWELAFTIGQAPRSSAVVATLRAATVTRGGFTLGPVSLQVDGGDRIGITGPNGAGKSTLLGLILGRIAPDAGDASPGRSVQVGEIDQARQSLRSELPLAESFAEQVPDLSPAEVRTLLAKFGLRADHVTRPVDGLSPGERTRAGLALLQARGVNLLVLDEPTNHLDLPAIEQLEQALDSYDGTLLLVTHDRRMLDAVRLDRHWHVDRGVVTES, encoded by the coding sequence GTGACCGCAACCCTCGTCGCCCGCGGCCTCGCCGGAGGACACGGGCACCGCACGCTGTTCTCCGGGCTCGACCTCACGGTCGCGCCCGGGGACGTCGTCGGCCTCGTCGGCGCGAACGGCGCCGGGAAGAGCACGCTGCTGCGGCTCCTCGCCGGCGTCGACGCGCCGCAGGACGGCCGCGTGCTGCTCTCGCCCGCCGACGCGTTCATCGGCTGGCTGCCGCAGGAGCACGAGAGGATCCCGGGCGAGACCGTCGCGGGCTACGTCGCCCGCCGCACCGGCTGCGCCGAGGCCTCGGCCGAGCTGGACCGCACGGCCGTCGCCCTCGGCGAGGGCCTGCCCGGCGCCGACGACGCGTACGGCACCGCGCTCGACCGCTGGATGGCGAGCGGCGCCGCCGACCTCGACGAGCGCCTGCCCGTGACGCTCGCGGAGCTCGGGCTCGACCTCGACCCGGAGCTCCCCACCGCGGGCCTCTCCGGCGGGCAGGCCGCGCGCGTCGCCCTCGCCGCGCTCCTGCTCAGCCGCTTCGACGTCGTGCTCCTCGACGAGCCCACCAACGACCTCGACCTCGACGGCCTCGCGCGCCTGGAGTCCTTCGTGCGCGGCCTCCGCGGCGGCGTCGTCCTCGTCTCCCACGACCGCGAGTTCCTCGCGCGCTGCGTCACCACGGTCGTCGAGCTCGACCTCGCGCAGGACAGCGTCCGCGTCTACGAGGGCGGCTACGACGCGTTCCTCGAGGAGCGCCAGGTCGCCCGCCGCCACGCGCGCGAGGCGTACGAGCAGTTCGCCGACACCAAGGCGGACCTCGTGTCCCGCGCCCGCACGCAGCGCGAGTGGTCGTCCCAGGGCGTCCGGAACGCCATGCGGAAGTCGCCCGACAACGACAAGATCCGCCGCAAGGCCTCGGCCGAGTCCAGCGAGAAGCAGGGCCAGAAGGTCCGCCAGATGGAGAGCCGCATCGCGCGCCTCGAGGAGGTCGAGGAGCCCCGCAAGGAGTGGGAGCTCGCCTTCACCATCGGGCAGGCGCCCCGGTCGAGCGCCGTGGTCGCGACGCTGCGCGCGGCGACCGTCACGCGCGGCGGCTTCACCCTCGGTCCCGTGTCGCTCCAGGTGGACGGCGGCGACCGCATCGGGATCACCGGCCCGAACGGCGCCGGCAAGTCGACGCTGCTCGGGCTGATCCTCGGCCGCATCGCCCCGGACGCCGGCGACGCGTCACCGGGTCGCAGCGTGCAGGTGGGCGAGATCGACCAGGCCCGCCAGTCGCTGCGGAGCGAGCTGCCCCTCGCGGAGTCGTTCGCGGAGCAGGTGCCGGATCTCTCGCCCGCCGAGGTCCGCACGCTGCTCGCCAAGTTCGGCCTGCGCGCCGACCACGTCACGCGTCCCGTCGATGGCCTCTCTCCCGGCGAGCGCACGCGAGCGGGCCTCGCGCTCCTGCAGGCCCGCGGGGTCAACCTGCTGGTGCTCGACGAGCCGACCAACCACCTCGACCTGCCCGCCATCGAGCAGCTCGAGCAGGCGCTCGACTCCTACGACGGCACGCTCCTGCTCGTCACGCACGACCGGCGGATGCTCGACGCCGTGCGCCTCGACCGGCACTGGCACGTGGACCGGGGCGTCGTCACCGAGTCCTGA